Genomic window (Sebastes umbrosus isolate fSebUmb1 chromosome 21, fSebUmb1.pri, whole genome shotgun sequence):
ctgtaaAAATCTAGCAGAtgccggaggacacagagtcacatgatttttttcagattacctgtcttatGCACcaaaataatatttgctccaatctgccttctgcagctttaattagacATTTGTGATCTTTCGAGGTGCTGGTAGGCGGGTTTTGTTAACTTTGGACGgcgctgtttccagtctttgtgctgagCCACATGTAAGCTAACTGGCTAGCTTCATATTCAGCATACAGATATGAGAGCAATATCTTCTCATcgaactctcggcaagaaagcgaatgagcatatatttcccaaaatgtcaaactatactTTTAACAAAGACTGTTGCTAAATTGGGGGAGGTAAATGATTGCTCACCTTGACTCCGTTGAGGTGGATGGTTTCGTGCGTCTGGGTCCCAGCAGGGCTGCTTGCTGTAGTGGTATAGGTGTAAGCCAGCTGAGGGATCAGGATAGTCTGTTTGTTGTTAGTGGCTAGCGCCCGTAGGCATTGCATTGTGGTCACAATGTCGAGGGGTTTGGCACTTGTCTGGCTGGCGTACAGTGCGATGGGGCTGACGCCCATGGCTGAGAGTGGCGATGCCTCTTTCTTTGTGCAAGTTAAGTTAAGGGGTTCGTCCGCATTGGTAGAGCcggaggaaggggaggggcGAACGCGTGCTTTAGCCGGCACTCTCCCCGCTTCCTCTCTGGCGGGCTTTGGCAGCGACAGGTCTAGGGGTCCATCAGTGCTCTGGGGCGGCTGGGCTGGGACGGGACCGCCGGCTGTCAGGTTTAGTGGTGAGGGAGAGGCTGGCGAGCTGTGGGCGCCGTTCACCTCCGCTGGGGTGGCTTCTGTTGGGCTGTCCTGGGTCACAGAGGGGCTCATAGTGGCCTTGTCCTTCCCCGGGAACAGAGACACCACACTGTTAGCTTCACAGGTGTCCTCTTCCTCTGAGGGAGGTGTCGGGGCGCCCAGTGATATCTGACCCTCCTGCATTTTGTCAAACCACTTCTTTACCACGTGGACCGGCAGGCTGACAGAGCCAGAGATCTTAGCCAGCTCATCCTTGGTGGGCTCTGCGTTTAAGGCAAAGTAGGCCTTGAGCAGGGACAAGAGGTTCTTGGGCTGGTTACAGAGTCCTCCCTCTGACAGCAAGGCAGCAACAGCAGACTCCGACTTATCCAGGCCTGCTCCGTTCAGCCTGACACCATCCTTCTTGCAGTGCTTGAGGGCGTCGAGTGCTTCCAGCCCGCCGGGACAGTTATCACACAGGAGGCATGTTTTAGTggtcttttcctctttttctgtaGTCTCGTTGGGCCTGGTGCCTCTGATGGTTAGATCCTCGGGGAGTTTCTGGGACTTGAAGGTGTCAGTGGTGGTTGGCTCAGGCTCTCTCTTCAGGTTATGGGCTGTGAGCTGGCCCTGGTTTGGGTCCAAACTGTAGTTTATAATGATTTTTGCATTTCCATCCTGACCCACGATAGGCAGACTGATGGCTGAGATGAGTTGCTGCTGTGCGGGATGGAGCATTCCAGTGGTTAACCCCGAGGTCATCTGCACCTGGCCTTTGGCATTGCTTTCCAGCACCTGGCGAATGACGTTGCCGTCCACCGCCACTTTGAGAGCGTTCTGCAGGTCTGCCAGGTTGATGCTGATGGGTGACATCAGCCCCATAGTGGGCAGGACCACGGCCTGCACTGTGCCCTGCAGAGGAGCCGCGGCGCCTCCGTTGAAAACCCCGCCGTTCACCGCGGCCATAGCCGGGGACGCTATCACCGTTGGCTTGTACTCGTAGTCCACGGGCTCGATCTTGATCTGATTGAGTGGCAGCTGCTCCTGCAGGGGCTTGCTGTGCTCCAGCTTCTCCCTGATCTGGGTGCGGAGGACCGAGGGCGACGTGGGCAGCGCCGGCGATGGACCCTGGGTCTGGGTTTTGGCGTTCCCCAAGCGCGGTCTGCCGTTAAATGAGATGACGCTGATGCACTTCTTACTGCTGATGTGGGAGCTGTATGAGCCTGAGTGGGAGAAGCGCTTCTTGCAGTTGGAGCACTCGTAGGGTTTCTCTCCTGAATAAAACCACAATGTgtataacagagagagagagaggggggtgaggGGGGACAGATTTCCATTAGTGAATGAAGCTAAATGAGCAAGCTAGGCTATGAGCAGTGCGGTAGGAAAAAGCTCTAATGCATTTCAATGATGCTTAAACGCTGATGTAATGGCACCATTGGGAAATGCCCTTCTCTAATTGCTGTCCCATAATGCCAAAAGAAACACAATTATGGCACATTAAGGAAGAGCACACAATGGACTGAAACACAATGAAGGATAGCTAAATACAGGGAATTGGCTTAAACCTAAATAAAACATCAATATTGGTTCACTGTAACATCTGTGGCCAACAGAGAATCATAGCAAAGACGTATACAGTAGAGCTGCTCACGTGCACATACACAGAGAATGCTGCCATGGTGACAGAGGGTTGTCCACTCACCGCTGTGGATGCGTAGGTGCTCCTTCAGATGGTGCTTGTATTTAAATGCTTTGCCACATTCAGTGCACTTGAATTTACGATTGCCTCCCGACTGTGTGATGTGTCTCTGTCAGGGCGAGGGGAGAGGGGACGATCGGTGAGACACACAATGAAAACACGACCTTTGAACCGCTACTAATTCATGTCACAATGTCATTAATCAATCGGGGGCAAAAGTTCGTGTTTATTTATCGTGTTTGGAAGCGAGCTGCTAAAGAAACGGGACTAAAGCTTCCATGCAGGTTTGCATAATTTAGAATCACTTTGTCGGTGCATAATTACTACTGCGTGCTACTGACACCGATCACAAGTAATCCAGTCAAGCTGACAAAATATTAATGAGCACTCTTCACTATTATAGTACTAGAGTATGTAGCATGCTCTTAAAAGAGGATTCAAAGAAATCATCTAGCTGCATTAAGCATCTAAgttagcaacaacaacaaaaaggtaACACtatataataaccatcatttataaatgtaaaattgctacttaattaaacttagttaatagttattttgctgttaacaaacaatgaaataataatgaataatgtttaacaattattaataatgctataatttattttatcattagtttgtgtaatatgaaatcatttgtttataaattctatattaTCAAAGTATCaaagctgataagagacgataacaattacattctgattacattagtgaactatttataatataacattttatatactatattaagtattcatTAATGATAACCacatgatttgtaaacctttaagaaatggtttgtaaaacatctataaacattacataaatagatggaccagaaaccaattattaaccactgacaaagtgttacaaacatctgtctatgtaatgtttatagatgttttacaaacaatttctttaaggtttacaaatcattttgtaattattaacatatatatatatatatatagaatgtgtgcaacaataaactgttaaaataacattaattatagcgttactaataattagtatacattattaattatcatttcattgtttgttaacagtaaaataactattaactaggTTTAATTAACTACCAATTTACCATTTAGAAATCatagttattataaagtgttacaaaaaaatacattctcCACTCACAACTGGGAACACTAAGAGCAGAAAATGTGGAATCAGCGGAGCATTAGAAGATGAGTTTGACCGGTAAAGGTGTTTTATCAGTATCCTGTCGGTCGGTCTTTACCTGATCCCGTCCGCCCTTGTGGACCGTCATGTGCCGCTCCAGTTGAGCGCGGTATGCGAAGCTGTAGCTGCACTCGGGGCAGTTGAAGCTCTCCTCGGTCTTCTCGTGCCGGTACTTGATGTGCTCCTTCAGGGAGCTGTAACGCTTGTAGCCACGTGCGCAGTACGGGCAGGTGAGCAGCTGGGAGAAGGAGTCAGGAGTTCCTGggtgaacagaaaacacaagagTGTGTTGTAATG
Coding sequences:
- the zeb1b gene encoding zinc finger E-box-binding homeobox 1b; its protein translation is MADGPRCKRRKQANPRRNNVTNYSNVVEAGSDSDDEDKLHIVEEEGSLADGADCDSTLPDDEHPREHCWDGVKEDCVSDAEDDVSTDALVEEMLQQGDTAVIYPEAPEDEPQRQGTPDASVHDENGTPDSFSQLLTCPYCARGYKRYSSLKEHIKYRHEKTEESFNCPECSYSFAYRAQLERHMTVHKGGRDQRHITQSGGNRKFKCTECGKAFKYKHHLKEHLRIHSGEKPYECSNCKKRFSHSGSYSSHISSKKCISVISFNGRPRLGNAKTQTQGPSPALPTSPSVLRTQIREKLEHSKPLQEQLPLNQIKIEPVDYEYKPTVIASPAMAAVNGGVFNGGAAAPLQGTVQAVVLPTMGLMSPISINLADLQNALKVAVDGNVIRQVLESNAKGQVQMTSGLTTGMLHPAQQQLISAISLPIVGQDGNAKIIINYSLDPNQGQLTAHNLKREPEPTTTDTFKSQKLPEDLTIRGTRPNETTEKEEKTTKTCLLCDNCPGGLEALDALKHCKKDGVRLNGAGLDKSESAVAALLSEGGLCNQPKNLLSLLKAYFALNAEPTKDELAKISGSVSLPVHVVKKWFDKMQEGQISLGAPTPPSEEEDTCEANSVVSLFPGKDKATMSPSVTQDSPTEATPAEVNGAHSSPASPSPLNLTAGGPVPAQPPQSTDGPLDLSLPKPAREEAGRVPAKARVRPSPSSGSTNADEPLNLTCTKKEASPLSAMGVSPIALYASQTSAKPLDIVTTMQCLRALATNNKQTILIPQLAYTYTTTASSPAGTQTHETIHLNGVKAEPQDTGSEGVSTVEEQNDSDSGPPRKKMKKTDSGMYACDLCDKIFQKSSSLLRHKYEHTGKRPHECGICSKAFKHKHHLIEHMRLHSGEKPYQCDKCGKRFSHSGSYSQHMNHRYSYCKKETQSQGEGRESPEEDGEARAEMEALGRLERLLATSQLDLDERGSSTREEEESEEEEEEEDSGAVDMDDIQVVQIGDEGGDEEEEVEERNEEEVVERVLVEGGGGEEEIEGGGEEEKTETEEKEEEEEADTRQQEVLGSIQEEEEVKMEEEEAMDTEEGVTEEGKAEEEVTEEVTEEVKEESGGETDTVCEEQNPPPPEKGDTD